TAGTTGGGCTGGTATGGATGATGATGAAAACACCGGTGCAAAGACAATAACGGCTGACACCCTCAACAAAACAAACAGAAATATCAAAAAGCTATGGTAAAAGGTGGCAGAGTAAACAATAAGCTCATTCATCTAATAAAATTTGGTATAGATGAATATAGTTGAATCATATAATTAACCATTAGTTTAGCCATCCACGGTGCAAGGAATATCAATGCCACTGCCGTTGCTATTATTTTTGGAATGAATGTAAGGGTCATCTCCTGAATCTGCGTCACAGCCTGAAAGATACTTACTAATAATCCAGCTATTAGACTTACAATCAACAGGGGCATCGAAAGCAGCATAGTAACCTGCATGGCGTTTTTTCCAATACTAACAACGGTTGCTATATCCATTTTTCACCTCATAAAGCTTTTAAAGAGAGACATAACGACAAGATTCCAGCCATCTGCAAGCACAAATATTAATAATTTAAACGGTAGAGAAATCATAATAGGTGGTAGCATCATCATTCCCATACTCATCAAAATACTTGAAACCACCATATCGATAATTAAAAA
This portion of the Hippea jasoniae genome encodes:
- the fliQ gene encoding flagellar biosynthesis protein FliQ, which produces MDIATVVSIGKNAMQVTMLLSMPLLIVSLIAGLLVSIFQAVTQIQEMTLTFIPKIIATAVALIFLAPWMAKLMVNYMIQLYSSIPNFIR